A part of Candidatus Electrothrix aestuarii genomic DNA contains:
- the rpmC gene encoding 50S ribosomal protein L29: MKASELRQMSGEELIKKELELREDLFKLQFQHKIRSLENPARLRQVRKDIARVQTVLTEQAQA; the protein is encoded by the coding sequence ATGAAGGCGAGTGAGTTGCGTCAGATGAGCGGCGAGGAGCTGATAAAGAAAGAGCTTGAGCTTCGTGAAGATCTCTTTAAACTCCAATTTCAGCATAAGATCAGATCGTTGGAAAATCCAGCCCGACTGCGTCAGGTCCGTAAGGACATCGCAAGGGTGCAGACCGTCCTGACTGAGCAGGCACAGGCATAA
- the rplP gene encoding 50S ribosomal protein L16: MLSPRKVKHRKQHKGRMRGDAQRGSHIAFGDYALKAVGCGRMTAQQIESARIAINRKVKRGGKMWIRVFPAKSVTKKPAETRMGKGKGSPEYWVCVIHPGKILYELKGVPEDVAKEALRLAGYKLPFPTKVITRRDSI, from the coding sequence ATGTTAAGTCCACGCAAGGTAAAACATAGAAAACAGCATAAGGGCAGAATGCGGGGAGACGCACAGCGCGGCTCTCATATCGCTTTTGGTGATTATGCTTTGAAGGCTGTAGGATGCGGTCGCATGACTGCTCAGCAAATTGAATCGGCGCGTATTGCTATCAACAGAAAGGTAAAACGTGGCGGTAAAATGTGGATTAGAGTTTTTCCGGCAAAATCCGTTACCAAGAAGCCTGCCGAAACCCGTATGGGTAAAGGTAAAGGTTCTCCTGAGTATTGGGTATGTGTTATCCATCCCGGAAAGATTCTTTATGAGCTGAAAGGCGTACCCGAAGATGTCGCCAAAGAGGCTCTGCGGTTGGCCGGTTACAAGCTGCCATTTCCGACGAAGGTTATCACAAGGAGAGACAGCATATGA
- the rpsC gene encoding 30S ribosomal protein S3, which translates to MGQKVNPIGLRLNITRTWDSIWYADKDYAANLYQDQQIRKYLKKKLYHAGIARIVIERTGEKVRVKLHTARPGIVIGKKGAEIENLKRDLEQKFGRECMIDIQEVRRPEADAQLVAESIATQLERRIAFRRAMKKAISSALRFGVKGIKISCAGRLGGAEMSRTEWFKEGRVPLHTLRADIDYGTAEASTTYGIIGVKVWIFKGEVLADSEISQD; encoded by the coding sequence TTGGGACAGAAAGTCAATCCCATAGGACTGCGGCTCAATATTACCAGAACATGGGATTCGATCTGGTACGCTGATAAAGATTATGCCGCCAACCTGTATCAGGATCAGCAAATACGGAAGTATTTGAAGAAAAAATTGTACCATGCCGGAATTGCTCGTATCGTTATTGAGCGTACCGGAGAAAAGGTACGGGTGAAGCTGCATACGGCACGTCCGGGTATAGTTATCGGCAAGAAAGGGGCCGAAATTGAGAATCTGAAACGCGATCTGGAACAGAAGTTTGGTCGCGAATGCATGATTGATATTCAAGAAGTGCGACGCCCTGAAGCTGATGCACAGCTCGTTGCCGAAAGCATTGCTACCCAGCTGGAACGTCGTATCGCCTTCAGAAGGGCAATGAAAAAGGCTATTAGCTCTGCCCTTCGTTTTGGTGTAAAAGGAATCAAGATTTCTTGCGCTGGTCGTCTTGGCGGAGCTGAAATGTCCAGAACAGAGTGGTTTAAAGAGGGGCGTGTTCCCCTGCACACACTGCGTGCGGATATTGATTACGGTACTGCTGAAGCCAGTACAACGTATGGAATAATCGGTGTAAAGGTGTGGATCTTTAAAGGCGAAGTATTAGCAGATAGTGAAATATCTCAGGACTAA
- the rplV gene encoding 50S ribosomal protein L22, whose protein sequence is METRAVAKYIRISPQKARLVADVVRGKDVDTALTTLRFMPKKAAQIIRKVLESAVANAEQTETIDVDTLYVKEIQINGGPMLKRFRPRAMGRATRILKRTSHITVVVDEA, encoded by the coding sequence ATGGAAACGAGAGCCGTCGCTAAATATATACGAATATCTCCGCAAAAGGCGAGGCTTGTTGCTGATGTTGTGCGGGGAAAAGATGTAGATACTGCGCTCACTACCCTGAGATTTATGCCCAAAAAAGCGGCACAAATCATACGCAAGGTTTTAGAGTCCGCAGTAGCGAACGCCGAGCAGACTGAAACCATTGATGTTGATACTCTTTATGTGAAAGAGATCCAAATTAATGGTGGACCGATGCTGAAAAGGTTTCGACCCCGCGCTATGGGAAGGGCCACCAGGATATTGAAACGGACCAGCCACATTACCGTGGTTGTTGATGAGGCCTAA
- the rpsS gene encoding 30S ribosomal protein S19, with the protein MPRSIKKGPFIDDHLLKKVERAQESGSRKVIKTWSRRSDIIPDMVGLTFAVHNGKKFVPVYVSENMVGHKLGEFSPTRTYYGHAADRKGKKK; encoded by the coding sequence ATGCCACGTTCAATTAAAAAAGGTCCTTTTATTGATGATCACCTGTTAAAAAAGGTGGAAAGGGCACAGGAGTCCGGGTCTCGTAAGGTCATTAAAACATGGTCCAGGCGTTCTGACATCATTCCCGATATGGTGGGACTTACCTTTGCTGTTCATAACGGCAAAAAATTCGTTCCGGTATATGTTTCAGAGAATATGGTCGGCCATAAGCTGGGCGAGTTTTCACCAACCAGAACCTATTACGGCCATGCAGCTGATAGAAAGGGCAAGAAGAAATAG
- the rplB gene encoding 50S ribosomal protein L2 translates to MAIKTHKPTSPGKRHHVSIQQPDLSDKGPEKSLLAPLRKSGGRNNYGRVTARHRGGGHKRRYRIIDWKRNKTDIPAKVTAIEYDPNRSANIALLTYTDGEKSYILAPAGIQVGDLLMAGGEADIKPGNCMPMSSIPLGTIIHNVEMKIGKGAQLVRSAGASAQLMAKEGDYVLVKLPSGEVRKFNKQCRACIGSVGNSEYGSQKLGKAGRTRWKGRRPSVRGVAMNPVDHPMGGGEGKSSGGRHPCTPWGMPTKGFKTRKRKGSDRDIVTKRK, encoded by the coding sequence ATGGCAATTAAGACCCATAAACCGACATCACCGGGCAAAAGACATCACGTATCGATTCAGCAGCCCGATCTCTCTGATAAAGGTCCTGAGAAAAGCCTTCTTGCGCCCTTGAGAAAATCAGGCGGTAGAAATAATTATGGTCGTGTCACTGCGAGACACAGAGGTGGCGGGCATAAGCGTCGGTATCGCATTATTGACTGGAAGAGAAATAAGACTGATATTCCGGCTAAGGTTACCGCAATTGAGTATGATCCGAACAGATCTGCAAATATTGCACTTTTAACCTATACGGATGGTGAAAAGTCGTATATATTGGCCCCTGCCGGAATCCAGGTCGGTGATCTTTTGATGGCAGGTGGTGAAGCAGATATCAAGCCTGGTAACTGCATGCCTATGAGTAGCATTCCCTTGGGTACCATTATTCATAATGTCGAGATGAAAATCGGCAAAGGTGCTCAGTTGGTCCGCTCAGCGGGCGCATCTGCTCAGCTCATGGCGAAAGAAGGTGATTATGTTTTGGTTAAATTACCTTCTGGTGAAGTACGAAAATTTAATAAGCAATGTCGAGCCTGCATCGGATCTGTTGGAAACTCAGAGTACGGAAGTCAGAAACTTGGCAAGGCTGGACGCACCCGCTGGAAGGGACGTCGTCCTTCAGTTCGCGGCGTGGCAATGAACCCTGTAGATCATCCAATGGGTGGTGGTGAAGGTAAAAGTTCTGGTGGACGTCATCCATGTACACCGTGGGGTATGCCGACTAAGGGCTTTAAGACTCGCAAGCGTAAAGGCTCTGATCGCGACATCGTGACCAAGCGTAAGTAA
- a CDS encoding 50S ribosomal protein L23: MKELHNIVKGPCLTEKSNRLQEADGTIVFKVDPRANKIEITQAVEQLFDVKVASVRTTMVRGKKKRVGLKSIGRTSDWKKAYITLSEGEIDFLAEL, encoded by the coding sequence ATGAAAGAACTCCATAATATAGTGAAGGGTCCTTGTCTGACCGAGAAGTCCAATCGTCTGCAGGAAGCTGATGGAACGATCGTATTCAAGGTTGATCCCAGAGCGAATAAAATAGAGATTACTCAGGCTGTTGAGCAGTTGTTTGATGTAAAGGTTGCCTCAGTCAGGACCACTATGGTGCGCGGGAAGAAAAAAAGGGTCGGCCTGAAATCCATCGGACGAACCAGTGACTGGAAAAAGGCTTATATCACTTTGTCTGAGGGCGAGATTGATTTTCTTGCCGAGCTGTAG